The window TCAGAACCCTAGTTTTCTAGTATGTATACGAGTGGCACGGCTTTCATGAAATGGATAACCTAAGCTTTGTCAAACTTGATTGATGGTTGGTCGCGCGTGAGCTTCCAAAACcaaacaaaaccaaaagaaaagtcAGGTAAGCAGCACACGCAGGGGGTGAATGTGAGCCAAAAGATGATCTAAAGAAAAAGTGATTGGGAGGGGGATTCAAATCCTTGTTTTAGATGCATCTTTTCCACATGGAGAAACACCAATCCTCAACCCGAAGACCGGATCAAAGATTCAGATCTATGGCAGATAAGTCAAatcagaggagggaggagggaggagggaggtgaAGGAGAAGTGAAAGGGTCTGTCTTGTTCAAGCAACAGTTTGCCAATCCATTATAGGGTTGGATGCCATGGTCACAACTCCAACATTCATATACAAATAATCCCACCGAAAATaatatctatatatttttatatctaaaataatatctGATGGTAGCATATCAAACCCACTTACTAAAGGTTAAAAAGGCTCGAGTCGCATCCAaagatattttatgatcaaaAGATCAAAACCTGTCTTAATCAATTACCCTttgcagaaagaaagaaaaaaattaatttatattctttTGCAATTGTTCTCCCAATTTCATCCTATTTGAGTTTATAAAAGATTAGGAGATTAAAATCACATCCAACAAATCTGGAATGGAGGAAAGATATCGACTAGCTTAACTTGTCAAAACTGCTATCAAACTGCTTGATAACAAGCTCACCCCTCCTTGGTGTTTTGCAAGTGTAATAATACCACAGATCCAGTCcagagtaaatgactcaaaaaatAGTTGTAACAAGCATCTAAATGATTTTTTGCAAATTCTTCACTGCCAAATAACTGCAAAACTACTTACCAACTTTGCAAGTCAAAACTTTAACTGAGAATACAAAAATTCTGTGAATAATCGGTTGCAACTTCGTACCCATAATTTCATCGAGTTCCTTTATTATGTGACAATTAAGAAGCATAAACAGTTGATTGTAATTACAGCAAACAATAAGCACCATTCATAAAAAGTATGCATGTCTGAGCAAACTGGCCAACAGCACCTTAGATCCTATACAGTGACATCTCTGCAGGTTAGACATTACACAAAGCACTATAATGCTGCAAGCACCCCAACATGGAACAACAAGCATGATCTTAAGAAGCTAAAGATCTAATGGAGAACTCAGGCTGCTACTTGGTCAAGTAATATATGAGTAGGAAGAGTGCCACAAAGGATGCCACAAGGGTGGCCATTCTGCGATTTGATTTCGTCTCGAAAACCTAATGTGAAAAGCCCCAATAAGCTCAGCCATGTAGTTAGAAGGGTTACTGTAAATAATGAATTCAAATATATTTACCATCTTGAAACGATCCATTGTTCCAGAAAGGATTCCCCTTGACGAGTCCATATCATTGCCCTGAaatcaaaaataataaatattgatGGAAATTGACCATGATATAGAGATCTAATAATAAGAGAAGAGGAGGTTGACAGGGAGGAGAGGAGCAAGGAAAACATTAATGTAAAGAACTACATACCATGCGGTCCAACATACGATTGTGGCTTTCAACCTCTTCATGTATGTCACCTGTCAACTGTAAAAGAGCATCGAATGATACTCTAAATTGTACCAACAATTAAGCAGGCATCAAGAGAAACTATCCAGCATACTTCGAGGACACACGAGCTAAGAAAATTGAATTTCAAACACCAAGGAGAAGAATTTTGATATGACTGATCAGGTACAGATGAATTTTTAGTCGTGTCAAAAAGCAAATTCACATGAAATACAGGGAAGACTGGAAaccgagaaaaagaattttcctgACAAGAAGAAAGCATCAGGTTGTACAAATTATCCAGAAAACTGACAAACTACCTAACAAAT of the Musa acuminata AAA Group cultivar baxijiao chromosome BXJ3-2, Cavendish_Baxijiao_AAA, whole genome shotgun sequence genome contains:
- the LOC135630704 gene encoding bet1-like SNARE 1-1, which codes for MNSRRDHRSNRAALFDGIEEGGIRASAYSSHEIHEHDNDLAIEGLQDRVNILKRLTGDIHEEVESHNRMLDRMGNDMDSSRGILSGTMDRFKMVFETKSNRRMATLVASFVALFLLIYYLTK